The Novipirellula caenicola genome segment GGACTTCGACCATCGTACGATAGTCGTTCGGCAACAACGCGAAAATCTCGCGTCCGAGCGTCTCCTTGGCCTTCTTCAGACTGATTTGTCCCGAGTCCAATCCCGCGCGATTGACGATAATTTCCACCTTGTCTTGCAAATTATCCATCTCTTCGAAACTCATCATCAAACGAACGACGTTCCGCAAACAGGGCAAGTCGAGCTGAGTGACAAGAATGATTCGGCTGGCACACTGCATCGCGGCAATGTCCACTTGGCTGTACGTTTTCGAGAGATCAAGCACGAGGTGAGTGAACGATGCCTTCAAGAGCCCAATCACTTTGCGAATGCTGTCGCCATTGATCGACTCGGTGTCGTGAAGTTCCACCGGCCGCGGCAACAGGTACAATCCGCTGCTATGTTTTGTCAACGATCGCTTGAGCAGCTGAATATCCAAGCGAGCAATGTTCTGGACGACGTCGGCCAAGGTGTAATCGGGGATCGAATCCAAAAAGACGTCGGCATCCCCCAGAGCGAGATCGAGATCGACCAATGCGACACTGTTTTGCGGATCCGCTGCTAACACGCAGCCGAGATTCACCGCGGCGCTTGTGGTTCCGACACCACCGGTGGCTCCGGCCACGGCGATGACTTCGCAAGGCCGACTGCCGCCTTCGTTGGCGCCGAACTTTTGCTGGCTGATGCGGTCCAGCGTACTGCTGAGTTCTTCTTTGGTTAGCGGCAGCGTCAGAAACTCTTTTGCACCGGCGCGGATCGTCCGCAGGATCAAATGCCCATCGGTGCTTTCGCTGACGGCCAACAACGACGTCTCGGGCGCCGAAGTCGAAAGCCGCTGAATCAATTCAATCGCTTTGTCGGGATTGGCGTCAAGCGCG includes the following:
- a CDS encoding AAA family ATPase; translation: MSNVLRIALVDPNDASRNQLKGMLVGMDTVWLEADCSRYEFYPDVVEQTNPDAGVIALDANPDKAIELIQRLSTSAPETSLLAVSESTDGHLILRTIRAGAKEFLTLPLTKEELSSTLDRISQQKFGANEGGSRPCEVIAVAGATGGVGTTSAAVNLGCVLAADPQNSVALVDLDLALGDADVFLDSIPDYTLADVVQNIARLDIQLLKRSLTKHSSGLYLLPRPVELHDTESINGDSIRKVIGLLKASFTHLVLDLSKTYSQVDIAAMQCASRIILVTQLDLPCLRNVVRLMMSFEEMDNLQDKVEIIVNRAGLDSGQISLKKAKETLGREIFALLPNDYRTMVEVRNNGVPLIIQAPKAAITQSIRDLAAKLDSKTHAPAEEKEAAEKPVTNKWKKFWPGAAKA